AGATAGCTCTTCACGAATGGCATAATACTCAGAGACAGGGTCTTCGTGCTCAAGCGAAACCACATGAAGGAGCATCTTTGTGCGTGATACGTGACGTAGAAACTTATGACCAAGACCTTTTCCGTCAGCGGCGCCACTGATAAGACCTGGGATGTCTGCCAAGACAAAACCATACAACTCACCCAAGTGAGGCTCCAGTGTGGTAAATGGATACGCGCCAACACGAGACTGCGCATTGGTAAGTGAATTGATGAGCGTAGACTTACCAGCATTTGGCAATCCAACAAACCCAACATCAACTATCAGTGCGACCTCGATTAAGAAATTTCCTTCTTCGCCAGGACGACCTTTGGTCGCTTCCTCTGGAGATCGATTTGTTGCGGACTTAAAGTGCTCATTGCCAAGTCCGCCACCGCCACCTTTTAAAATACGCTCTGTCTGCCCCACATCAGTCACTTCAAATACTCGCCGACGGTCAATGTCAGTAATTTTAGACCCAACGGGCACGTCAATGAATAAATCTTCGCCGTCTTTACCCTCACGGCTATTGTTGGCGCCAGCAGCGCCAGCCTCCGCCACGAATGACTTATTCCCCGTATATTTAGCAAGGCGATTAAGGTCTTTTACTGCGCGCACAAAAACATCACCGCCGCGTCCGCCGTTGCCACCAGCTGGCCCTGCCATTGGCTTAAATTTTTCATGACGCCAGCGAACAACGCCGTTACCGCCGTTGCCTGCTTTTGCGTAAATTGTAATTTCATCAACAAACATACTGTTTTGAGTTTCAAAACAGTACCTTACTTAGGCAAAATATGCAATTAAAATACGGTTTGGCTAGACTCCTTAGCGAGTGGTACTTTTGCCAATCCAGCGACTACCAACAGTACTCACCACACTCATAAGAAGTGACCCTAGAAGCGCATACCAGAAACCATCAACAGCAAACCCTTCGATGAACGAAGCTGCGAACAAAAACAGCAGCGCATTCAATACAAAAGCGAACAGGCCAAGAGTGATGACCGTGATTGGTAGTGTCAGAACAAAAAGAATTGGCTTGATAATCGCATTTAAAAGACCGAGAATGATGGCAGCAATAAGTGCTGCGTAAAAATCGTCGACATGAATGCCTGCTACAAAATTCGCGATACACAGCAAGCCAAGTGCGTTAAACAGAAGTCTTAGAATAAGAGTCATAGAAGCACATTGTAAACTGCATTTACTATTTGAACAACAAAAAAATCCCTCGCGGGATCTTTTTTGACTAACTGCTACTTAACTAATTTCCACCCTTCTGCCAAGAGCGGTTCAGCTTTTTTAAATTTGAGCTCTTGTGTCTCTGAGCCATTGGTGATAGTTACCACATCATTACGACTGTGCGTCTTATTGGCCACAACCGGTGCGCGTTTCTTGCTCTGCGATTCTACTGTCTCACCAGCTGATTGCTGCGCAACTTCAGCTTCATGCTTTCGTTCTTCTTCTTCCTTGGCTACCACTTGTGGCTGAATGCGTGGCAATACTTCTGAAAGTCGCACGAAGAGAGCTTGTTGCATTTCCTTGAAGAGACGAGTGCCCTCCTTGCGATATTCAATCAGCGGGTCACGCTGTCCGTAGGCACGCAAACTCACACTTGAGCGCGTATAACCCATAACTTCAAGATGTTCCACCCAGAGCATATCGATCATTTGGAGCGTGAGGCGACGAAACACATCAGTGAAAACTTCAGCACCGAATTCTTGTTTCTTAGCCACAACCACTGCCTCTAACTCCGGGAACTCGTCAGTGAATTCCTCCATAACACTCTCCACTTCGGCCGGTTCACCAGTGAGCAGTTTGCGTCGACGAGCATAAATAGCCTGGCGCTGCACATTGAGTACATCATCGTAGGCAAGCACCTGCTTACGAGCATCAAAGTGGAACCCTTCGATCTTAGACTGAGCGCTCTCTAACGTGCGGGAAATCATACCCATTTCAATTGGCTGATCTTCGGGAATCTTAAACGTACCCATGAGGCTTTTCACTCGATCGCCACCAAAGACACGCATAAGCGAGTCATCCATTGAAACGAAGAACTGGGTTTCACCAGGGTCTCCCTGACGACCAGAACGACCACGTAGCTGGTTGTCGATTCGACGTGCCTCGTGACGCTCAGTACCGAGCACAAAAAGCCCACCAAGTTCTTTCACCTTTTTCGCCTCATCCTTGGACGCATCAGGTCCACCAAGCTTAATGTCGACACCGCGACCCGCCATGTTGGTAGCGAGCGTCACCGCACCTGGGCGACCAGCTGCCGCGATAATCTCACCTTCATGTTCGTGGTTCTTTGCGTTAAGCATTTCGTGCTTAATACTAGCAGTAGCAAGCGCCGCTGAGAGACGTTCGTTTGACTCAATTGAAGCAGTACCAATCAAAATTGGCTGACCCTTGGCATGCACCTCTTTCACTTTTTCAATAATCGCTGCGAACTTACCTTTTTCGTTCTGATAGATGAGGTCGTTACGATCAATACGTTGCACCTCACGATTAGTTGGTACCGGAATTACTTCAAGCTTGTACACCGTATAAAACTCCTCTTGTGAAGTCATCGCCGTACCGGTCATGCCTGACAACTTATCATACATACGGAAGTAATTTTGATACGTAATAGACGCAAACGTTTTTGACTCTTTCTGAATCTGTACAGACTCCTTGGCTTCAACCGCTTGATGCAAGCCGTCAGACCAACGTCGACCAGGCTGCAAACGACCAGTAAACTCGTCGACAATAACTACTTCACCATCACGCACCACATATTCCTTATCGCGGGTAAAGAGAGCTTTCGCACGAACAGCTGTCTCAAGATGATGTACATACTTAAGACCTTTCTCGGTATAAATATTTTCAATGCCGAGCATCTTTTCAGCCGCCTCAATCCCTGCATCAGTGAGCGTTGCACTCTTGTGCTTCTCGTCAACAGTGAAGTGCTCTTCGATATTTAGTCGTGCGGCAATGGTGGCAAAGGTTGGATATAGATTCTCTGTGTCTGAAGCCGGTGCAGAAATAATAAGCGGGGTACGAGCCTCATCAATCAGGATGGAGTCAATCTCGTCGATAATGGCATACGCATGGTGCGGTTGGCGTAACTTTGCTGCGTCGTACTCAATGTTGTCGCGCAAGAAATCAAAGCCGAACTCGCTGTTGGTACCATACGTAATGTCGGCAGCATACGCCTCTTGACGCGTACATGGACGAAGAAACTCATGTACCACCTTGTATGAACCTTTTTCATCACGCTCAGCATCCTTCTCCTGATGCTCAGGGTCGTAGAGATACGACTCTTCATGATTTACAATACCAACACTGAGTCCGAGCTTGTTGTACACCTGACCCATCCACACCGCATCACGGCGCGCAAGGTAATCATTAACGGTTACCACATGAACACCCTTGCCAGTGAGTGCATTGAGCGTCGCTGGCAGCGTTGCTACCAATGTTTTACCTTCACCCGTACGCATTTCGGTAATTTTCCCGCGGTGCAAGATAACACCACCAATGAGCTGCACATCGTAATGACGCATACCCTGTGTACGCTTAGCCGCCTCTCGCACCAGTGCAAACACATCAGGTAAAACCGCATCCAAATCGTCTGGACCGGATACTTTTGCTTTGTTTGCTTGCAAACGAGACACTAACTCATCATCAGACAACGCAGCGATTGCCTCCTCTCGACTATTAACATCAGCGACAATTGGCTTGATTGCCTTTAGTTCCTTTTCGTACGTAGGACCGAAAAATCTATCCAAAAATGACATAATGGGCGTAGTATAGCGCAATCTGACCAAAGATAAAGGCTTCTACTATTGCACTACGCAAAATCGCCCCAAAGGGCGATTATGCAATAAGTCGAACACGGAGGTGACGAACACCGTCCGTCCTAACTACTTTTTTTTCGAAGCTGTCTTCTTCTTTGCGGTCTTCTTTACTGCTTTCTTTGCAGTCTTCTTTACCGCTTTCTTGGTAGCTTTCTTTGCAGTCTTCTTTACTGCCTTCTTTGCTACCTTCTTAACAGCCTTCTTTGCAACTTTCTTAGCTGGCTTCTTAGCCACCTTTTTCTTTGCTGCTGGCATAGCGTGATGAGAGATACTTGTATGAATAAAGTTCGACCGCAAGACCTTCTCATTTTCAAAGAACAAACCAGGAGAAGATTTTTGCTTACAAATATTATGGCGCGTTATTAATCGTTACACAATTTTTTTTACAACCATTTTGGGGATAAAAAAATTTCTTTAAAAATTTTTTAAAGAAATTTTTTACCCGTATTTTTTCTCGCGATCATTACTCAAAACAAAATGTACCTCTGGCTCAATCGTAATTCCAAACGTACTCTCAACTGAGCGTATAATTAAGGTGACAAAATCGAGCACATCGCTTGCTGTTGCACCGACTTCTGTCACCACTGAGAGTGAATGCCTAGGTGAAATGCCGACCACTCCTCTATATCGCTTCTCACCATACGTGCGCTTGTTGTATGCGCTACACTCAAGCAAAAACGCAGTAGAAATTTTTTCTTCTGCTTCAGAAACCTCCCAGTGCCAGGGAGACATTTTTTCATCAAGTTCAGAAAACGTTTCATGCACCACCGACTGAATTTCAGCAAACTGTTTTTTACTCACGATTGTGTTTTTGAAAAACGATCCCGCTGAGCGAAACTGTCCCGCGAGCATGCCAATGTTGCTGCGCACATGCAGAATCGCTGCACGGATATCTGCCAAGCCAGGCTCAGCAACACCTTGTTCCTCTAGATATCGCGCAATGCTTTGTGACGAACTACGATACTGGAGATTTACTACCGCAGCTTTTGTCAGCAAAAACACCACTTCCAACACCACCAAATCAGCTCCCGCCGCATGTTTGAAAGTACTATCTCGATACCCAAACGCGCACTCCGCAGCGGTTAGTACTCGTTCAACTCCGGCCTGCACATCGTACACGCGCACCGCCTCAATCACATCAGCTACCTGTGCTCCGTACGCATTGATGTTCTGAATTGGTGCGGCACCGACAGTGCCCGGTATTCCTGAGAGATTTTCGAGACCTGACAAATCTCGCTCAACTGTTGCTGCTACAAAAGCGTCCCACGGCTCTCCAGCAGCAGCGGTGACGCGCACTATAGCGTCATCAGCGGTCGCCTCAAACGAAACTCCAGTAAGCTCATTTTTAATCACGAGTCGACCAATCACTCCATCATCGATAAGCACATTTGACCCTCCCCCAAGCACCCATATGGGCACTTTGTGCTCTTGTGCAAAAGCTGACAGTTCCGGCAAAACTTGTTCATCAGTGAGTCGATGAAAATACGCAGCAACACCACCTACATGTAAGGTGGTGTGCACATCCAACGGAATATTTTCTTCTACTCGTACTGTCATAGTACTAACAACCCTCCTGCGGATCGTTACCGTTCTCAATGTTGCCAATGAAACAGTTGGCAGTGGTCTCGAAATCTGGCAACGCCTCCTTTGCCTCTTCTAGCACAGTAATTGCCTGCTCCGGCTCACTATTTTGGTAGTAGAGATACGCGAGTGTGGCCCATGTCTGTGGCTCTTCAGCCCACTTCTGTGCACCATCTGGCGCAGCCTGGGTGCGATACTCGAAGAGTTTAATTGCAATGTCGTACTGCCCAAACTGATTGGCGGCGCTGATGAGGAAGTCGCTCGCTGCCAAGCGACGCATAATTGCGTCATCGGTGATTCGATCATCAGCACTTATCATAAGTAATCGCGCTTCATCTGGCTTTTGCGCATACAAAAGTCCCGCTGCGTAATACTCACGTGCCTCAAGATTGCGCACGTCGAGTTCAAAGGCGGTCTTAAAGTATTCGAGCGCCTCGTCATTCTTTCCTTCTGAGAGCGCCACAAAACCTTGCTGCTCAATAATGGCCTGCTTTAGCGGTGAGTATTCACGCGCGAGTGCCATATGCTCAGCTGCTCTCTCAAGATTACCAATCGCGCGATAGTAACTTCCCACAAACACATGCACGCGCGCGTCACCAGGCTTTTCCGACACTAAGCGACTCAGTTGTTCTTCAGTGTAGGACTGATACTCGGCCCGTACCGCTTCAGGAATCTTTGTGTCACGCACCACACTCATAGTTTGCTGAGCCAATTGTTCAGTAATCTCTTGATGAGCAAATGATTCGCGACCAATCGCCTGCTTAAAGTATCCGAGTCGCTCAGCCGGATCTGCCGCACGAAAAGCCAAAATAATATCACCTGCCGCATGCATACCCGGCACATGCGCAAAGTAAATCACCGCCACCACAAGCACGGCCATGACCGGCGCAGCAAATTGTTCAATGATTGACTTGTCTACCTTCCACTCCGCTACAGCCTTTGGCACGAGTCCAACTCGTGAATTAATCAAACCAAGAATAATTGCAAAGAAGATGTAGCTGACAATATTGTCAAACACTACGAGATTGTGGGTGAAGTACCCGGCCAAGATACCAAGGAGCACCCCACGCTCCATCGCATTAAACGCATGATCCTCCTTGTCGATAAGTGGACGAACAAGCAGGTACCACACGCACCACCCAAAGATGCTGAGATACACCACCAAACCAAGGATGCCGCCGGTCACCAGCCAATCCATGAAAATGTTGTGCGATCGATCAAACCACTGCTCTTGACCGTACAGTCGTGGATCATAGTATTTGTTAAAGACGTAATTGAAGTTGCTCTGGCCATACCCAAGGACTGGACTTTCTTTCACCCCTTCCCAAGCAGTACCCCAAATGATAGTTCTGATTTCCAAGTCGCCCAGAGAAATATTGGCGATACGTGCCAAGTTTGGGCTATTCTGCACAAATGCGGTATCACGAGCCGCAATAAACGTACCAACGCCAAGTAGTAGCACCACAAATGCACCGATGGCATACTTGCGATACTGCACAAACTGCTTGCCGAAGAGACCAATGTACGCTGCCATCACCATGATGCCAAC
The nucleotide sequence above comes from Candidatus Nomurabacteria bacterium. Encoded proteins:
- the obgE gene encoding GTPase ObgE, translated to MFVDEITIYAKAGNGGNGVVRWRHEKFKPMAGPAGGNGGRGGDVFVRAVKDLNRLAKYTGNKSFVAEAGAAGANNSREGKDGEDLFIDVPVGSKITDIDRRRVFEVTDVGQTERILKGGGGGLGNEHFKSATNRSPEEATKGRPGEEGNFLIEVALIVDVGFVGLPNAGKSTLINSLTNAQSRVGAYPFTTLEPHLGELYGFVLADIPGLISGAADGKGLGHKFLRHVSRTKMLLHVVSLEHEDPVSEYYAIREELSKYGDGLLEKEEWIILSKKDLVNQDHIGDVCKRLEKNEKRVLVVGQNDPDSYKKLQDTLMQHLQSRSR
- a CDS encoding phage holin family protein, with product MTLILRLLFNALGLLCIANFVAGIHVDDFYAALIAAIILGLLNAIIKPILFVLTLPITVITLGLFAFVLNALLFLFAASFIEGFAVDGFWYALLGSLLMSVVSTVGSRWIGKSTTR
- the secA gene encoding preprotein translocase subunit SecA, which encodes MSFLDRFFGPTYEKELKAIKPIVADVNSREEAIAALSDDELVSRLQANKAKVSGPDDLDAVLPDVFALVREAAKRTQGMRHYDVQLIGGVILHRGKITEMRTGEGKTLVATLPATLNALTGKGVHVVTVNDYLARRDAVWMGQVYNKLGLSVGIVNHEESYLYDPEHQEKDAERDEKGSYKVVHEFLRPCTRQEAYAADITYGTNSEFGFDFLRDNIEYDAAKLRQPHHAYAIIDEIDSILIDEARTPLIISAPASDTENLYPTFATIAARLNIEEHFTVDEKHKSATLTDAGIEAAEKMLGIENIYTEKGLKYVHHLETAVRAKALFTRDKEYVVRDGEVVIVDEFTGRLQPGRRWSDGLHQAVEAKESVQIQKESKTFASITYQNYFRMYDKLSGMTGTAMTSQEEFYTVYKLEVIPVPTNREVQRIDRNDLIYQNEKGKFAAIIEKVKEVHAKGQPILIGTASIESNERLSAALATASIKHEMLNAKNHEHEGEIIAAAGRPGAVTLATNMAGRGVDIKLGGPDASKDEAKKVKELGGLFVLGTERHEARRIDNQLRGRSGRQGDPGETQFFVSMDDSLMRVFGGDRVKSLMGTFKIPEDQPIEMGMISRTLESAQSKIEGFHFDARKQVLAYDDVLNVQRQAIYARRRKLLTGEPAEVESVMEEFTDEFPELEAVVVAKKQEFGAEVFTDVFRRLTLQMIDMLWVEHLEVMGYTRSSVSLRAYGQRDPLIEYRKEGTRLFKEMQQALFVRLSEVLPRIQPQVVAKEEEERKHEAEVAQQSAGETVESQSKKRAPVVANKTHSRNDVVTITNGSETQELKFKKAEPLLAEGWKLVK
- a CDS encoding UDP-N-acetylmuramate dehydrogenase, which gives rise to MTVRVEENIPLDVHTTLHVGGVAAYFHRLTDEQVLPELSAFAQEHKVPIWVLGGGSNVLIDDGVIGRLVIKNELTGVSFEATADDAIVRVTAAAGEPWDAFVAATVERDLSGLENLSGIPGTVGAAPIQNINAYGAQVADVIEAVRVYDVQAGVERVLTAAECAFGYRDSTFKHAAGADLVVLEVVFLLTKAAVVNLQYRSSSQSIARYLEEQGVAEPGLADIRAAILHVRSNIGMLAGQFRSAGSFFKNTIVSKKQFAEIQSVVHETFSELDEKMSPWHWEVSEAEEKISTAFLLECSAYNKRTYGEKRYRGVVGISPRHSLSVVTEVGATASDVLDFVTLIIRSVESTFGITIEPEVHFVLSNDREKKYG
- a CDS encoding O-antigen ligase family protein — translated: MKDVMKWLVYAGIFAVPFLTLYVENDYFFPYITGKNFWFRIIVDVTFAAWAILALYEVKYRPKVSGIVWSFGALLVVMFAADWWGLNRNVSFWSNFERMDGYVSLVHTFLYMLVAGSVLQTKEHWQRLLNTSLFVAFAVAFYGLAQYGGFVDGSSRIDSRLGNAAYMAVYMLFHIFVAFWLFVETRVTFHKVLYGVLAAMFTFVLIETGTRGTAIGLAVGIMVMAAYIGLFGKQFVQYRKYAIGAFVVLLLGVGTFIAARDTAFVQNSPNLARIANISLGDLEIRTIIWGTAWEGVKESPVLGYGQSNFNYVFNKYYDPRLYGQEQWFDRSHNIFMDWLVTGGILGLVVYLSIFGWCVWYLLVRPLIDKEDHAFNAMERGVLLGILAGYFTHNLVVFDNIVSYIFFAIILGLINSRVGLVPKAVAEWKVDKSIIEQFAAPVMAVLVVAVIYFAHVPGMHAAGDIILAFRAADPAERLGYFKQAIGRESFAHQEITEQLAQQTMSVVRDTKIPEAVRAEYQSYTEEQLSRLVSEKPGDARVHVFVGSYYRAIGNLERAAEHMALAREYSPLKQAIIEQQGFVALSEGKNDEALEYFKTAFELDVRNLEAREYYAAGLLYAQKPDEARLLMISADDRITDDAIMRRLAASDFLISAANQFGQYDIAIKLFEYRTQAAPDGAQKWAEEPQTWATLAYLYYQNSEPEQAITVLEEAKEALPDFETTANCFIGNIENGNDPQEGC